CGTCACTATCACATTTTTCTGTATAAACCATTAAATAATTAATAACCATCCTTTCTGAAAGCAAAATCATGATTGAAATTGAACGTTAGATATTTTGGTTAATAGAATGGTAAGTTAGTAACTGCAACAAATGCAAATGTGTATATTTGGTACTTACCATGACTGCTAATGGAGCACCGTACATTCCTAAAGTTAGTCCTGCGCCAATGAATCCAACAATTGTCAGCCGCAGACTTCCATGTGCAGCGAGTAATGTAATTAGTAGTACAGCCCCATAAAACCCAACGTTCAAAATCCCCACTAGCTTCAAATGTTTAATCTGCAGACATAGCCAAAACACACATACTCAGAGTCTCATCCTCAtagacaaaataaagataacaatCCGTCTAAATATGTAGAAACCTTAGAGTCTTTCGGCGCGTAGATGATGAATAGAGTAACATAGATAACTTGAAGAGCAGCACCAGCACCATTAACAGTAATAAGCAAACCATCAGGTTTAAGAAGACCATAATAAGTCCATAATGATGTATTTAATAATGTGCAAATATACGGTATCCCTTTGAAATTCCCTGTTGCTTTCTTCTTCACTATACCTCTAAACGTTGTTCTGTTCATTCAATTCGATtcacatcaaaatcaaaatataacTAATAATACCCAAGAAAACAAAGAATGGTTTGGAGTATTACTTACATTGGAGATAGAAAAACCAACATTGCTACTACGTTACCAATTACACCTACAATGAAGCTTATGGTAAGAGCTGCCATTACAAAAATGTGGATATTGCAGTTGCAGTATAATGTTGAAGATGTGGTGCATATTTTTATAGACAGTGCAAATAAGGGACTGATCTTCTTTTGGAGATCATCTTTTTCCACCGCATATCACTGTATCAATATTTCAGTACTCGATTAGAACGTGGATTATGGTCCATTTTGTGTCATTTCAGTTTTTTCTTTTGTGTCTTTGTGCGCTGACGGGTCCAGAGAATCTGAGAAGTTTTATTTTTGGGTTTGTTGTTATAGATTTCAATCCATCATTCGGTCATTAACTTTCTTTCTTCGGGATGATGTTGTTGGTAGGCTCTCTGAGACTTGGAAATGCAAGACAGCTGGTATGAAAATAAAGTCGC
This DNA window, taken from Papaver somniferum cultivar HN1 chromosome 3, ASM357369v1, whole genome shotgun sequence, encodes the following:
- the LOC113355186 gene encoding bidirectional sugar transporter SWEET17-like; protein product: MAALTISFIVGVIGNVVAMLVFLSPITTFRGIVKKKATGNFKGIPYICTLLNTSLWTYYGLLKPDGLLITVNGAGAALQVIYVTLFIIYAPKDSKIKHLKLVGILNVGFYGAVLLITLLAAHGSLRLTIVGFIGAGLTLGMYGAPLAVMKNVIVTKSVEYMPFWLTFFLFLNGGVWTVYSVLVKDFFIGVPNAIGFVLGSVQLIMYIIYNNKSKSKKLSMEKLEEEGSPDLVPGAVEMDKYNEEMMMKKERSLNEGGSLPKPTVLKQVSGKEMYSVTDDESKKGGAAGGSGMV